The following coding sequences lie in one Pontibacter sp. G13 genomic window:
- a CDS encoding DUF2795 domain-containing protein — protein MYWTLELAVYLEDAPWPATRDELIDFALRSGAPMEVVENLDQLPADDSPYENIEEIWPDYPSKEDFLFNEDEY, from the coding sequence ATGTATTGGACATTAGAGTTGGCAGTTTATCTGGAAGACGCTCCATGGCCAGCTACCCGGGATGAATTGATTGATTTTGCCCTGCGGTCTGGTGCACCTATGGAAGTCGTGGAAAATCTCGATCAGCTTCCTGCTGACGATTCTCCTTACGAGAACATAGAAGAAATCTGGCCTGATTACCCATCCAAGGAAGACTTCTTGTTCAACGAGGACGAATATTAA
- a CDS encoding ABC transporter ATP-binding protein: protein MDLHAQALTVRRGGKEVLKNIDLTLPEGLCYLAGSNGSGKTTLLHTLCGLLPYHGNLTIGGQAISHLTTLQLAKTVSLVSQFTHIPFSLSVTSFILMGRFPYLPKWGSYSDADMKMARNAMKEMGLREFADRNVKELSGGEFQRVSIARAICQDTPILLLDEPDQSLDPRGREFLYGYLASKAKNKTILCSTHDLEPMTQSNVRTIGLHKGKIVWDQQGGTRSEMMEQIFPA, encoded by the coding sequence TTGGATTTACACGCGCAAGCGCTGACCGTACGTCGGGGAGGGAAGGAAGTGTTGAAGAATATCGACTTGACCCTCCCTGAAGGTCTTTGCTATCTGGCAGGATCAAACGGTAGCGGTAAAACGACTTTGCTTCACACCCTTTGCGGTTTGCTGCCTTATCATGGCAACCTCACCATCGGTGGTCAGGCAATTTCCCATCTTACCACCCTCCAGCTTGCGAAAACAGTGTCTCTGGTTTCGCAATTTACCCATATCCCATTCTCCTTGTCGGTAACCTCGTTCATCCTGATGGGGCGATTCCCTTATTTACCTAAATGGGGTTCGTACTCAGACGCCGATATGAAGATGGCACGAAATGCCATGAAAGAAATGGGACTCAGGGAGTTTGCGGATCGAAATGTCAAGGAATTGTCCGGTGGAGAGTTTCAGCGAGTCTCGATCGCGAGGGCCATTTGTCAAGATACCCCCATCCTTTTGCTAGATGAGCCAGATCAATCCCTAGACCCAAGAGGGAGAGAGTTTCTATATGGCTATTTAGCTTCGAAGGCCAAAAACAAGACCATTTTGTGCAGTACACACGATCTTGAGCCCATGACGCAATCCAATGTTCGCACAATAGGCTTGCACAAAGGCAAGATCGTATGGGATCAACAGGGTGGAACAAGGTCAGAAATGATGGAGCAAATCTTCCCAGCTTAG
- the meaB gene encoding methylmalonyl Co-A mutase-associated GTPase MeaB yields MRRRRSRLTPEAYAAGILGGDLVMLSRAITLVESSLPSDRAIAGTLISQLMPHTGNSFRLGITGVPGVGKSTFIDSFGSHLTQKGLKVAVLAIDPTSQVSRGSILGDKTRMKHLSMNPQAFIRPSPAGDSLGGVTRKTREALLLCEAAGFDYVIVETVGVGQSETAVHGMIDFFLLLALPNAGDELQGIKKGIMEMADGMLINKSDGEMIPAARKAKVQFGQALRLFPLPESGWRPQVQLVSAINRDGLSETQEMIEQYREICKENGYWDQRRKSQSIQWMEDSIEDLLLRSFYGNSDIQSKMEAMKKAVLAQSQSPIQAAEKLVDDWLNLRKD; encoded by the coding sequence ATGCGAAGAAGAAGGAGCAGGCTGACACCAGAAGCCTATGCAGCAGGAATTTTAGGCGGAGATCTTGTGATGCTCAGCAGGGCAATTACACTGGTCGAGAGCTCCCTTCCCTCCGATCGGGCAATTGCCGGCACCTTGATTTCCCAGCTGATGCCCCATACGGGTAACTCCTTTAGATTGGGGATTACGGGAGTTCCAGGGGTTGGTAAAAGTACCTTTATCGATTCTTTTGGAAGCCACCTGACACAGAAAGGCCTCAAGGTCGCAGTCTTGGCGATAGACCCAACTAGTCAAGTCTCTAGAGGGAGTATTCTCGGAGACAAGACGAGGATGAAGCACCTTTCGATGAACCCTCAAGCTTTCATTCGTCCCTCTCCTGCCGGTGATTCTCTTGGTGGGGTAACTCGAAAAACCAGGGAAGCATTGTTACTATGTGAGGCTGCAGGGTTTGACTACGTGATTGTGGAAACAGTAGGAGTCGGCCAATCCGAAACGGCTGTCCATGGCATGATCGATTTTTTCCTATTGCTTGCCTTGCCCAATGCAGGGGATGAGCTGCAAGGAATCAAAAAGGGGATCATGGAAATGGCCGATGGAATGCTCATCAATAAATCAGATGGAGAAATGATCCCAGCTGCAAGAAAGGCAAAAGTGCAGTTTGGGCAAGCTCTTCGGCTGTTTCCCTTGCCAGAAAGTGGTTGGAGGCCTCAAGTGCAGCTTGTTTCGGCCATAAACCGTGACGGACTTTCAGAAACACAAGAAATGATCGAGCAGTACCGCGAGATCTGTAAAGAAAATGGCTATTGGGATCAACGAAGAAAATCCCAGTCCATTCAATGGATGGAGGATTCTATTGAGGATTTGTTACTGAGATCTTTTTACGGCAATAGCGACATTCAATCAAAAATGGAAGCCATGAAAAAAGCGGTACTTGCCCAATCCCAGTCTCCAATCCAAGCCGCAGAAAAGTTGGTAGATGACTGGCTAAACTTGCGAAAAGACTAA